From one Paramormyrops kingsleyae isolate MSU_618 chromosome 1, PKINGS_0.4, whole genome shotgun sequence genomic stretch:
- the LOC111840768 gene encoding tubulin alpha chain isoform X1, with protein sequence MRECISMHVGQAGAQMGNACWELYCLEHGIQPDGQMPSDKTIGGGDDSFNTFFSETGAGKHVPRAVFVDLEPTVIDEVRTGTYRQLFHPEQLITGKEDAANNYARGHYTIGKEIIDLVLDRTRKLVWTSLGFHCNFLTDILLYNILSLYMKPSPCLPQADQCTGLQGFLIFHSFGGGTGSGFTSLLMERLSVDYGKKSKLEFAVYPAPQVSTAVVEPYNSILTTHTTLEHSDCAFMVDNEAIYDICRRNLDIERPTYTNLNRLIGQIVSSITASLRFDGALNVDLTEFQTNLVPYPRIHFPLATYAPVISAEKAYHEQLSVADITNACFEPANQMVKCDPRHGKYMACCLLYRGDVVPKDVNSAIATIKTKRTIQFVDWCPTGFKVGINYQPPTVVPGGDLAKVQRAVCMLSNTTAIAEAWARLDHKFDLMYAKRAFVHWYVGEGMEEGEFSEAREDMAALEKDYEEVGTDSVGDEDEEGEE encoded by the exons ATG CGTGAATGCATTTCCATGCACGTTGGCCAAGCTGGTGCCCAGATGggcaatgcatgctgggaactgTACTGCCTGGAACATGGTATCCAACCCGATGGACAAATGCCCAGTGACAAGACCATCGGGGGAGGAGACGACTCCTTCAACACTTTTTTTAGTGAAACAGGAGCTGGGAAACATGTCCCCCGTGCTGTATTTGTGGACCTGGAACCTACTGTCATTG ATGAGGTACGCACAGGTACTTATCGGCAGCTGTTTCATCCTGAGCAGCTCATCACAGGCAAAGAAGATGCTGCCAACAACTATGCCCGCGGGCACTACACCATCGGCAAGGAGATCATCGACCTGGTGCTGGACAGGACACGCAAGCTGGTATGGACTTCATTGGGATTTCACTGTAATTTCTTAACAGACATTTTGCTATATAACATTTTATCACTTTACATGAAACCTTCTCCCTGTCTCCCTCAGGCTGACCAGTGCACCGGCCTCCAAGGTTTCCTCATCTTCCACAGTTTTGGTGGGGGTACTGGCTCTGGCTTCACCTCCCTCCTGATGGAACGCCTCTCAGTTGACTATGGAAAGAAATCCAAGCTGGAGTTTGCTGTCTATCCAGCTCCTCAAGTGTCCACAGCTGTGGTTGAGCCCTACAACTCCATCCTGACCACCCACACCACCCTGGAGCACTCTGACTGTGCCTTCATGGTGGACAATGAAGCCATCTATGATATCTGCCGCAGAAATCTGGACATCGAGCGCCCAACATACACCAACCTCAACAGGCTTATTGGCCAGATTGTCTCCTCCATTACAGCCTCACTGCGCTTTGATGGAGCCTTGAATGTGGACCTGACAGAGTTCCAGACCAATTTGGTGCCTTATCCCCGTATCCACTTTCCTCTGGCTACCTATGCCCCAGTGATCTCTGCTGAGAAGGCTTACCACGAGCAGCTTTCTGTTGCAGATATCACCAATGCCTGCTTtgagccagccaatcagatggtgaAGTGTGACCCCCGTCACGGCAAGTACATGGCCTGCTGTCTGCTGTACCGTGGAGACGTGGTTCCCAAAGATGTCAACTCAGCCATTGCCACTATCAAGACCAAGCGCACCATCCAGTTTGTGGACTGGTGTCCTACTGGCTTTAAAGTGGGTATCAACTACCAGCCACCCACTGTGGTTCCTGGAGGAGACCTGGCCAAGGTTCAGAGGGCTGTTTGCATGCTGAGCAACACCACCGCCATCGCTGAGGCCTGGGCTCGCCTGGACCACAAGTTTGACCTGATGTACGCCAAGAGAGCCTTTGTCCACTGGTATGTGGGAGAGGGTATGGAGGAGGGAGAGTTTTCTGAAGCCCGTGAAGACATGGCAGCCCTGGAGAAGGACTATGAAGAGGTCGGCACCGACAGCGTGGGGGATGAAGATGAAGAAGGAGAAGAGTAA
- the LOC111840768 gene encoding tubulin alpha chain isoform X2, producing the protein MRECISMHVGQAGAQMGNACWELYCLEHGIQPDGQMPSDKTIGGGDDSFNTFFSETGAGKHVPRAVFVDLEPTVIDEVRTGTYRQLFHPEQLITGKEDAANNYARGHYTIGKEIIDLVLDRTRKLADQCTGLQGFLIFHSFGGGTGSGFTSLLMERLSVDYGKKSKLEFAVYPAPQVSTAVVEPYNSILTTHTTLEHSDCAFMVDNEAIYDICRRNLDIERPTYTNLNRLIGQIVSSITASLRFDGALNVDLTEFQTNLVPYPRIHFPLATYAPVISAEKAYHEQLSVADITNACFEPANQMVKCDPRHGKYMACCLLYRGDVVPKDVNSAIATIKTKRTIQFVDWCPTGFKVGINYQPPTVVPGGDLAKVQRAVCMLSNTTAIAEAWARLDHKFDLMYAKRAFVHWYVGEGMEEGEFSEAREDMAALEKDYEEVGTDSVGDEDEEGEE; encoded by the exons ATG CGTGAATGCATTTCCATGCACGTTGGCCAAGCTGGTGCCCAGATGggcaatgcatgctgggaactgTACTGCCTGGAACATGGTATCCAACCCGATGGACAAATGCCCAGTGACAAGACCATCGGGGGAGGAGACGACTCCTTCAACACTTTTTTTAGTGAAACAGGAGCTGGGAAACATGTCCCCCGTGCTGTATTTGTGGACCTGGAACCTACTGTCATTG ATGAGGTACGCACAGGTACTTATCGGCAGCTGTTTCATCCTGAGCAGCTCATCACAGGCAAAGAAGATGCTGCCAACAACTATGCCCGCGGGCACTACACCATCGGCAAGGAGATCATCGACCTGGTGCTGGACAGGACACGCAAGCTG GCTGACCAGTGCACCGGCCTCCAAGGTTTCCTCATCTTCCACAGTTTTGGTGGGGGTACTGGCTCTGGCTTCACCTCCCTCCTGATGGAACGCCTCTCAGTTGACTATGGAAAGAAATCCAAGCTGGAGTTTGCTGTCTATCCAGCTCCTCAAGTGTCCACAGCTGTGGTTGAGCCCTACAACTCCATCCTGACCACCCACACCACCCTGGAGCACTCTGACTGTGCCTTCATGGTGGACAATGAAGCCATCTATGATATCTGCCGCAGAAATCTGGACATCGAGCGCCCAACATACACCAACCTCAACAGGCTTATTGGCCAGATTGTCTCCTCCATTACAGCCTCACTGCGCTTTGATGGAGCCTTGAATGTGGACCTGACAGAGTTCCAGACCAATTTGGTGCCTTATCCCCGTATCCACTTTCCTCTGGCTACCTATGCCCCAGTGATCTCTGCTGAGAAGGCTTACCACGAGCAGCTTTCTGTTGCAGATATCACCAATGCCTGCTTtgagccagccaatcagatggtgaAGTGTGACCCCCGTCACGGCAAGTACATGGCCTGCTGTCTGCTGTACCGTGGAGACGTGGTTCCCAAAGATGTCAACTCAGCCATTGCCACTATCAAGACCAAGCGCACCATCCAGTTTGTGGACTGGTGTCCTACTGGCTTTAAAGTGGGTATCAACTACCAGCCACCCACTGTGGTTCCTGGAGGAGACCTGGCCAAGGTTCAGAGGGCTGTTTGCATGCTGAGCAACACCACCGCCATCGCTGAGGCCTGGGCTCGCCTGGACCACAAGTTTGACCTGATGTACGCCAAGAGAGCCTTTGTCCACTGGTATGTGGGAGAGGGTATGGAGGAGGGAGAGTTTTCTGAAGCCCGTGAAGACATGGCAGCCCTGGAGAAGGACTATGAAGAGGTCGGCACCGACAGCGTGGGGGATGAAGATGAAGAAGGAGAAGAGTAA
- the LOC140592156 gene encoding tubulin alpha chain-like isoform X1 produces MRECISIHVGQAGVQMGNSCWELYCLEHGIEPNGQMPSDKTVRDGEDSFNTFFCETRAGKHVPRAVYVDLEPTVIDEVRTGTYRQLFHPEQLITGKEDAANNYARGHYTIGKEIIDLVLDRTRKLVWTSLGFHCNFLTDILLYNILSLYMKPSPCLPQADQCTGLQGFLIFHSFGGGTGSGFTSLLMERLSVDYGKKSKLEFAVYPAPQVSTAVVEPYNSILTTHDTLEHSNCAFMVDNEAIYDICRRNLDIERPTYTNLNRLIGQIVSSITASLRFDGALNVDLTEFQTNLVPYPRIHFPLTTYAPVISAEKAYHEQLSVADITNACFEPANQMVKCDPRHGKYMACCLLYRGDVVPKDVNAAIAAIKTKRSIQFVDWCPTGFKVGINYQPPTVVPEGDLAKVQRAVCMLSNTTAIAEAWARLDHKFDLMYAKRAFVHWYVGEGMEEGEFSEAREDMAALEKDYEEVGTDSVGDEDEEGEEY; encoded by the exons ATG CGTGAATGTATTTCTATCCATGTTGGCCAAGCAGGTGTCCAGATGGGCAATTCATGCTGGGAATTGTACTGCCTTGAACATGGCATTGAACCTAATGGACAAATGCCTAGTGACAAGACAGTACGAGATGGAGAAGACTCCTTTAACACCTTTTTCTGTGAAACAAGGGCTGGAAAACATGTCCCTCGGGCTGTTTATGTGGACCTGGAACCTACTGTCATAG ATGAGGTACGCACAGGTACTTATCGGCAGCTGTTTCATCCTGAGCAGCTCATCACTGGCAAAGAAGATGCTGCCAACAACTATGCCCGCGGGCACTACACCATCGGCAAGGAGATCATCGACCTGGTGCTGGACAGGACACGCAAGCTGGTATGGACTTCATTGGGATTTCACTGTAATTTTTTAACAGACATTTTGCTATATAACATTTTATCACTTTACATGAAACCTTCTCCCTGTCTCCCTCAGGCTGACCAGTGCACCGGCCTCCAAGGTTTCCTCATCTTCCACAGTTTTGGTGGGGGTACTGGCTCTGGCTTCACCTCCCTCCTGATGGAACGCCTCTCAGTTGACTATGGAAAGAAATCCAAGCTGGAGTTTGCTGTCTATCCAGCTCCACAAGTGTCCACGGCTGTGGTTGAGCCCTACAACTCCATCCTGACCACCCACGACACCTTGGAGCACTCTAACTGTGCCTTCATGGTGGACAATGAAGCCATCTATGATATCTGCCGCAGAAATCTGGACATCGAGCGCCCAACATACACCAACCTCAACAGGCTTATTGGCCAGATTGTCTCCTCCATTACAGCCTCACTGCGCTTTGATGGAGCCCTGAATGTGGACCTGACAGAGTTCCAGACCAATTTGGTGCCTTATCCCCGTATCCACTTTCCTCTGACTACCTATGCCCCAGTGATCTCTGCTGAGAAGGCTTACCACGAGCAGCTTTCTGTTGCAGATATCACCAATGCCTGCTTtgagccagccaatcagatggtgaAGTGTGACCCCCGTCACGGCAAGTACATGGCCTGCTGTCTGCTGTACCGTGGAGACGTGGTTCCCAAAGATGTCAATGCAGCCATTGCAGCCATCAAGACCAAAAGAAGTATTCAGTTTGTGGACTGGTGTCCTACTGGCTTTAAAGTGGGTATCAACTACCAGCCACCCACTGTGGTTCCTGAAGGAGACCTGGCCAAGGTTCAGAGGGCTGTGTGCATGCTGAGCAACACCACCGCCATCGCTGAGGCCTGGGCTCGCCTGGACCACAAGTTTGACCTGATGTACGCCAAGAGAGCCTTTGTCCACTGGTATGTGGGAGAGGGTATGGAGGAGGGAGAGTTTTCTGAAGCCCGTGAAGACATGGCAGCCCTGGAGAAGGACTATGAAGAGGTCGGCACCGACAGCGTGGGGGACGAAGATGAAGAAGGAGAAGAATACTAA
- the LOC140592156 gene encoding tubulin alpha chain-like isoform X2 — protein MRECISIHVGQAGVQMGNSCWELYCLEHGIEPNGQMPSDKTVRDGEDSFNTFFCETRAGKHVPRAVYVDLEPTVIDEVRTGTYRQLFHPEQLITGKEDAANNYARGHYTIGKEIIDLVLDRTRKLADQCTGLQGFLIFHSFGGGTGSGFTSLLMERLSVDYGKKSKLEFAVYPAPQVSTAVVEPYNSILTTHDTLEHSNCAFMVDNEAIYDICRRNLDIERPTYTNLNRLIGQIVSSITASLRFDGALNVDLTEFQTNLVPYPRIHFPLTTYAPVISAEKAYHEQLSVADITNACFEPANQMVKCDPRHGKYMACCLLYRGDVVPKDVNAAIAAIKTKRSIQFVDWCPTGFKVGINYQPPTVVPEGDLAKVQRAVCMLSNTTAIAEAWARLDHKFDLMYAKRAFVHWYVGEGMEEGEFSEAREDMAALEKDYEEVGTDSVGDEDEEGEEY, from the exons ATG CGTGAATGTATTTCTATCCATGTTGGCCAAGCAGGTGTCCAGATGGGCAATTCATGCTGGGAATTGTACTGCCTTGAACATGGCATTGAACCTAATGGACAAATGCCTAGTGACAAGACAGTACGAGATGGAGAAGACTCCTTTAACACCTTTTTCTGTGAAACAAGGGCTGGAAAACATGTCCCTCGGGCTGTTTATGTGGACCTGGAACCTACTGTCATAG ATGAGGTACGCACAGGTACTTATCGGCAGCTGTTTCATCCTGAGCAGCTCATCACTGGCAAAGAAGATGCTGCCAACAACTATGCCCGCGGGCACTACACCATCGGCAAGGAGATCATCGACCTGGTGCTGGACAGGACACGCAAGCTG GCTGACCAGTGCACCGGCCTCCAAGGTTTCCTCATCTTCCACAGTTTTGGTGGGGGTACTGGCTCTGGCTTCACCTCCCTCCTGATGGAACGCCTCTCAGTTGACTATGGAAAGAAATCCAAGCTGGAGTTTGCTGTCTATCCAGCTCCACAAGTGTCCACGGCTGTGGTTGAGCCCTACAACTCCATCCTGACCACCCACGACACCTTGGAGCACTCTAACTGTGCCTTCATGGTGGACAATGAAGCCATCTATGATATCTGCCGCAGAAATCTGGACATCGAGCGCCCAACATACACCAACCTCAACAGGCTTATTGGCCAGATTGTCTCCTCCATTACAGCCTCACTGCGCTTTGATGGAGCCCTGAATGTGGACCTGACAGAGTTCCAGACCAATTTGGTGCCTTATCCCCGTATCCACTTTCCTCTGACTACCTATGCCCCAGTGATCTCTGCTGAGAAGGCTTACCACGAGCAGCTTTCTGTTGCAGATATCACCAATGCCTGCTTtgagccagccaatcagatggtgaAGTGTGACCCCCGTCACGGCAAGTACATGGCCTGCTGTCTGCTGTACCGTGGAGACGTGGTTCCCAAAGATGTCAATGCAGCCATTGCAGCCATCAAGACCAAAAGAAGTATTCAGTTTGTGGACTGGTGTCCTACTGGCTTTAAAGTGGGTATCAACTACCAGCCACCCACTGTGGTTCCTGAAGGAGACCTGGCCAAGGTTCAGAGGGCTGTGTGCATGCTGAGCAACACCACCGCCATCGCTGAGGCCTGGGCTCGCCTGGACCACAAGTTTGACCTGATGTACGCCAAGAGAGCCTTTGTCCACTGGTATGTGGGAGAGGGTATGGAGGAGGGAGAGTTTTCTGAAGCCCGTGAAGACATGGCAGCCCTGGAGAAGGACTATGAAGAGGTCGGCACCGACAGCGTGGGGGACGAAGATGAAGAAGGAGAAGAATACTAA